A window of Clostridia bacterium contains these coding sequences:
- the ffh gene encoding signal recognition particle protein, with translation MVFEGLAEKLQSAFAKLRKKGKVTEKDVKVAMKEVKLALLEADVNFLVVKKFIKKVTDRAVGQEVMTSLTPGQQIIKIVNEELTELMGGKASDIQFSPNPPTIIMMVGLQGAGKTTTAGKLGLYLNKKGKTPLLVACDVYRPAAVKQLEIVGQKVGVPVFKIEGSKDPLAISKSAVEHAKQNNNDVVIIDTAGRLHIDETMMDELQDIKQGVNVDEILLVVDSMTGQDAVNVAQSFNQKLEITGVVLTKLDGDTRGGAALSIRSVADCAIKFAGVGEKLEDFELFHPDRMASRILGMGDVLSLIEKAQSELDEKKALELQKKFRQQQFTFEDFLEQLHQMKNMGPLDSILGMLPGVNTKKLKGLDFDERQLVRIEAIINSMTKDERLNPKLINGSRRRRIASGSGTKIQDVNKLIKQFEQTKKMMKQFDNMDKAVRKGKINFPFF, from the coding sequence ATGGTTTTCGAAGGCTTGGCTGAAAAGCTCCAAAGTGCATTTGCTAAACTTAGGAAGAAAGGTAAAGTAACAGAAAAAGATGTTAAAGTCGCCATGAAAGAAGTTAAGCTGGCTTTGCTAGAGGCGGATGTGAACTTTTTGGTTGTCAAAAAATTTATCAAAAAGGTTACTGATAGGGCGGTAGGGCAGGAGGTAATGACCAGTCTTACCCCGGGACAGCAAATAATCAAGATTGTTAATGAAGAGCTGACAGAGCTTATGGGGGGTAAAGCTAGCGATATTCAATTTTCTCCCAATCCTCCCACGATTATAATGATGGTGGGGCTTCAAGGTGCAGGGAAGACCACGACAGCAGGAAAATTAGGGTTATACCTAAATAAAAAGGGGAAAACACCTTTGCTTGTTGCTTGCGATGTTTATAGGCCAGCAGCTGTAAAACAGCTGGAGATAGTAGGGCAAAAGGTTGGAGTACCTGTATTTAAGATAGAAGGCAGCAAAGATCCATTGGCTATATCTAAATCTGCCGTAGAACATGCAAAGCAAAATAATAATGATGTAGTTATAATAGATACCGCAGGGAGACTGCATATTGATGAGACAATGATGGATGAATTACAGGACATAAAACAGGGAGTTAATGTAGATGAAATATTGCTTGTGGTTGATTCCATGACAGGACAGGATGCAGTCAATGTAGCACAGAGTTTTAACCAGAAACTTGAAATAACTGGCGTTGTTTTGACAAAGCTAGATGGTGATACTCGTGGTGGTGCTGCTCTTTCAATTCGTTCAGTTGCAGACTGTGCTATAAAGTTTGCAGGCGTAGGAGAGAAGCTTGAGGATTTTGAGCTATTCCATCCTGACAGAATGGCCTCAAGGATACTTGGAATGGGGGATGTTTTGAGCTTAATAGAGAAAGCTCAAAGTGAGCTAGATGAAAAAAAGGCTCTAGAACTTCAAAAGAAATTTAGACAACAGCAATTCACTTTTGAAGATTTCCTTGAACAGCTACATCAAATGAAGAATATGGGACCATTAGACAGTATATTGGGCATGCTTCCAGGTGTTAACACGAAAAAATTAAAGGGTTTAGATTTTGATGAAAGACAATTGGTAAGAATAGAAGCTATAATAAATTCAATGACAAAAGACGAGAGGCTCAACCCTAAACTAATAAATGGTAGCAGGCGAAGAAGGATTGCTTCGGGCAGTGGAACCAAAATACAAGATGTTAACAAACTTATAAAACAGTTTGAACAAACCAAGAAGATGATGAAGCAGTTTGATAACATGGATAAGGCAGTCAGGAAAGGCAAAATTAATTTTCCTTTCTTTTAA
- a CDS encoding putative DNA-binding protein has protein sequence MDKLGKISMLYDFYGELLTANQKNIIDLYYNYDLSLAEISENFSISRQAVFDTLKRAENLLCQYEDKLKIAGKYIERQKIIKDINSRINKLCKQQNIDPDVADHLQRIIQQLDNIDKK, from the coding sequence ATGGATAAATTAGGAAAAATAAGTATGCTCTATGATTTTTATGGAGAACTATTAACCGCTAACCAAAAAAATATAATTGATTTATATTATAATTACGATCTATCTTTGGCAGAGATATCTGAAAACTTTTCAATAAGCAGACAAGCAGTATTCGATACCTTAAAGAGGGCAGAGAATTTGCTCTGTCAGTATGAGGACAAATTAAAAATAGCAGGCAAATATATTGAGCGCCAAAAGATTATAAAAGATATAAACAGCAGAATAAATAAATTATGTAAACAGCAAAATATTGATCCTGATGTAGCAGACCATCTGCAGAGAATAATACAACAATTGGATAATATAGATAAAAAATAG
- the ftsY gene encoding signal recognition particle-docking protein FtsY: MDNVRKPGLLKRLKEGLSKTRKGISEKIDSLVRVYTKIDDEFFEELEEILITSDVGVRTSVKIIEQIKEDAKQKKIADLEQVRAMIKQKLVEILEETQEDDHNDDASKVIIVVGVNGVGKTTTIGKMASKFKEKGKSVLLVAADTFRAAAAEQLEIWGERTGVGVIKQVEGSDPAAVVFDGISAAKARNIDVLICDTAGRLHNKKNLMNELSKIRRVIDREYPEAVKEVLLVLDATTGQNAINQAKIFKEAVDIDGVVLTKLDGTAKGGVVIGVKDEVGIPVKMIGVGERVEDLQEFNAEEFINALFEG; the protein is encoded by the coding sequence ATGGATAATGTAAGGAAACCGGGCTTATTAAAACGGTTAAAAGAAGGCTTATCTAAAACTAGAAAGGGTATATCTGAAAAAATTGATAGCCTTGTTAGAGTATATACCAAAATAGATGATGAATTTTTTGAGGAATTAGAAGAAATATTGATTACTTCAGATGTGGGAGTTAGAACTTCTGTAAAAATTATTGAACAAATAAAAGAAGATGCAAAACAAAAAAAGATTGCTGATTTGGAACAAGTAAGAGCAATGATTAAACAAAAGCTGGTAGAAATATTAGAAGAAACACAAGAGGATGACCATAATGATGATGCATCTAAAGTAATAATAGTAGTTGGTGTAAATGGGGTGGGAAAAACTACTACTATCGGCAAGATGGCTAGTAAATTTAAAGAGAAAGGCAAGAGTGTTCTGCTTGTGGCAGCTGATACATTTAGAGCTGCAGCTGCAGAACAGTTGGAAATATGGGGTGAGAGGACAGGCGTAGGTGTGATAAAACAGGTAGAAGGCTCCGATCCAGCTGCTGTGGTGTTCGATGGTATCAGCGCTGCTAAAGCAAGGAATATAGATGTATTGATATGCGATACTGCAGGGCGGTTGCACAACAAAAAGAATCTGATGAATGAACTTAGTAAGATCAGAAGAGTTATAGATAGGGAATATCCGGAAGCAGTAAAAGAGGTGCTGTTAGTATTAGATGCGACAACAGGACAAAACGCTATAAATCAAGCTAAAATATTTAAAGAGGCTGTTGATATTGATGGAGTCGTGTTAACTAAATTGGATGGAACTGCAAAAGGAGGAGTCGTGATCGGGGTTAAGGATGAAGTGGGCATACCCGTCAAGATGATTGGTGTAGGTGAGAGAGTGGAAGATTTACAGGAATTTAATGCTGAAGAGTTTATAAATGCATTGTTTGAAGGGTAA
- a CDS encoding KH domain-containing protein — protein sequence MGELVKVIAKALVDSPEQVEVNEIQGEQSVIIELKVASDDMGKVIGKQGRIAKAIRTIVKAAATKENKRVVVEII from the coding sequence ATGGGCGAGTTAGTAAAAGTTATAGCTAAAGCACTGGTAGATAGTCCGGAACAGGTAGAAGTAAACGAAATCCAAGGAGAGCAGTCGGTAATAATTGAACTGAAAGTTGCTTCAGATGATATGGGTAAGGTTATAGGAAAACAGGGTAGAATTGCAAAAGCCATAAGAACAATTGTAAAGGCAGCAGCTACAAAAGAAAACAAAAGAGTTGTTGTTGAAATTATTTAA
- the lepB gene encoding signal peptidase I: MGKRNNEIIEWIQAIVIAIVLAFVIKTFLFDTLRVDGSSMEPTLHDNDRLIISKISYIVDQPKRGDIAVFKYPGNPKEYYIKRVIAIGNDKIKIENGNVYVNGELKIEPYIKEKTIVGFKESVIPEGTIFVLGDNRNDSTDSRRPSVGYVPLDNMVGKAVFRIWPFDKINLIDQ; encoded by the coding sequence ATGGGAAAGAGAAATAACGAAATTATAGAATGGATACAAGCCATTGTTATTGCAATAGTACTTGCTTTTGTAATAAAAACGTTTTTATTTGATACTTTAAGGGTTGATGGCAGTTCGATGGAGCCTACGCTTCACGATAATGATAGGCTTATTATAAGCAAGATAAGTTACATAGTTGACCAGCCCAAAAGAGGAGATATAGCAGTATTTAAATATCCCGGAAATCCGAAGGAATATTATATAAAACGTGTAATTGCTATTGGCAATGATAAAATTAAAATAGAAAATGGAAACGTATATGTAAATGGAGAATTAAAGATAGAGCCCTATATAAAAGAAAAAACTATAGTTGGATTTAAAGAAAGTGTTATACCTGAAGGTACAATTTTTGTATTGGGAGACAACAGAAACGATAGTACTGACAGCAGGAGACCGTCAGTAGGGTATGTACCTTTAGATAATATGGTGGGAAAAGCTGTATTTAGAATATGGCCTTTTGATAAGATCAACTTGATAGATCAATAG
- the trmD gene encoding tRNA (guanosine(37)-N1)-methyltransferase TrmD, translating into MIVKILTLFPEMFDAFLNTSIIGRAVDQGIIQVELLNIRDFAKNKHKQVDDYPYGGGNGMILKPEPLFDCIDHARQDMDGDIKSIYLSPKGIKLNQNICNKLSNLSGIILLCGHYEGVDQRVIDNKIDMELSIGDYVLTGGELPAMVVIDSITRLLPGVLSNKSSYEDETFYSGLLEYAQYTRPYDYKGYKVPDVLLSGDHKKIQEWRKKKSIELTQKKRPDLIE; encoded by the coding sequence ATGATAGTAAAGATTTTGACATTATTTCCTGAAATGTTTGATGCGTTTTTAAATACCAGCATAATAGGAAGGGCGGTAGATCAGGGTATAATTCAGGTAGAGCTTTTAAATATTAGAGACTTTGCAAAAAATAAACATAAGCAAGTTGATGATTATCCATACGGCGGTGGAAATGGAATGATTTTGAAACCGGAACCTCTTTTTGATTGTATTGATCATGCAAGACAAGATATGGACGGAGATATTAAGTCTATTTATTTATCGCCCAAAGGGATAAAGTTAAACCAGAATATATGTAATAAATTATCAAATCTTTCAGGTATAATATTGTTGTGTGGACACTACGAAGGGGTGGACCAAAGGGTAATTGATAATAAAATAGATATGGAGCTTTCTATAGGTGATTACGTTCTCACGGGAGGGGAACTGCCGGCTATGGTTGTAATTGATAGCATAACAAGACTGCTACCGGGAGTGCTTTCAAACAAATCATCTTATGAAGATGAAACTTTTTATAGCGGATTGCTTGAATATGCCCAGTATACCCGTCCTTATGATTATAAAGGCTACAAAGTACCCGACGTGCTCTTAAGTGGCGACCACAAAAAGATACAAGAGTGGAGAAAGAAAAAAAGTATAGAATTGACTCAAAAAAAACGCCCGGATTTGATAGAATAA
- the rplS gene encoding 50S ribosomal protein L19, producing MNELIREIEKENMKKEIPDFRVGDTVRVYVKVIEGNRERLQAFEGLVIAKRHGGVRETFTVRRLSYGIGIERTFPVHSPKLDRIEVIRRGKVRRAKLFYIRERVGKSAKVKDKSF from the coding sequence ATGAACGAGTTGATAAGGGAAATCGAAAAGGAAAATATGAAGAAAGAAATACCTGATTTTCGTGTAGGTGATACTGTAAGGGTTTATGTAAAAGTTATTGAGGGAAACAGAGAGAGGCTACAAGCATTTGAAGGCCTAGTGATTGCAAAGAGACATGGTGGAGTCAGGGAAACATTTACTGTGAGAAGACTTTCATATGGGATAGGAATTGAGAGGACTTTTCCAGTACATTCACCCAAGTTGGACAGGATTGAGGTTATAAGAAGAGGAAAAGTGAGAAGAGCGAAACTGTTCTACATCAGAGAGAGAGTAGGAAAATCAGCAAAGGTAAAAGATAAAAGTTTTTAA
- the ylqF gene encoding ribosome biogenesis GTPase YlqF: MNINWYPGHMLKTTKILKENLKLVDIVYELLDARIPLSSKNPDLDQILGDKVKIVILNKSDMADRNINKRWVEWYRTKGIYVVLANSLTGKGIDEVTKATSGILSKSIQKKISRGIRRPVTRCMVVGIPNVGKSSFINRLTKGKKAETGNKPGVTKTKQWVKLKNDIELLDTPGILWPKFQDKSVAVNLAVTGAIKDELFDHVEVCVELIEMIRRINKDYICNKYNIDWENKTGYQVLKQIAENRKCVLPGGEIDYYRAAKLVINDFRNNKLGYISLERPI, from the coding sequence ATGAATATCAATTGGTATCCTGGTCATATGCTTAAGACCACGAAAATATTAAAGGAAAATCTTAAATTGGTTGACATTGTTTATGAATTATTAGATGCCAGAATACCTTTAAGTAGCAAAAATCCAGATTTAGATCAAATATTGGGCGACAAAGTAAAAATAGTAATATTGAATAAGTCAGATATGGCAGACAGGAATATAAATAAACGCTGGGTTGAATGGTATAGAACAAAGGGTATTTATGTAGTATTAGCTAATTCTCTTACAGGGAAAGGCATAGACGAGGTTACTAAGGCTACGAGTGGCATATTATCAAAATCTATACAAAAAAAGATATCTAGAGGGATAAGGAGGCCTGTAACCAGATGCATGGTAGTAGGTATCCCTAACGTAGGTAAGTCTTCCTTTATAAATAGACTTACTAAAGGCAAGAAGGCAGAAACAGGCAATAAGCCTGGTGTTACAAAGACAAAACAATGGGTGAAGCTAAAAAACGATATTGAACTTTTGGATACTCCTGGAATATTGTGGCCAAAATTCCAAGATAAAAGTGTAGCAGTGAATTTAGCTGTAACTGGTGCAATAAAAGACGAATTATTTGATCATGTTGAAGTATGTGTAGAGCTGATAGAAATGATTAGGAGGATTAACAAAGATTATATCTGTAATAAATATAATATAGATTGGGAAAATAAGACTGGTTACCAAGTTTTAAAGCAGATCGCTGAAAACAGAAAATGTGTTCTGCCAGGAGGAGAGATAGATTACTACAGAGCGGCGAAACTGGTTATTAATGATTTTAGAAACAACAAGTTAGGTTATATTTCCCTTGAGCGCCCCATATAA
- the rpsP gene encoding 30S ribosomal protein S16 — MAVKIRLKRTGAKKNPSYRVVVADSRFPRNGRFIEELGYYNPVADPVQLQINNERAKDWIDKGAKPTDTVKRLLKKTGAIE, encoded by the coding sequence ATGGCTGTAAAGATAAGATTAAAGAGAACAGGAGCTAAAAAGAATCCTTCATATAGAGTTGTTGTAGCAGATTCTCGATTTCCTAGAAATGGTAGATTCATAGAAGAATTGGGATATTATAATCCTGTTGCTGATCCTGTTCAATTACAAATAAATAACGAACGCGCTAAAGATTGGATTGATAAAGGTGCCAAACCTACAGATACAGTGAAGAGGTTACTTAAGAAAACAGGTGCTATAGAATAA
- the rimM gene encoding ribosome maturation factor RimM (Essential for efficient processing of 16S rRNA) — translation MAQHLIIGQILKPRGLKGEIKVFPLTDVIDRFNDLEYVLIENSADELKKYDIEYVKYQKDIVYIKLEQVNSVDEAERLREKYIKISRNDAIPLEEGEYFICDIVGLKVYDEESKYIGEIQDVIKTGSNDVYSVNSHDGREILIPAIKKVVKNIDLEKRTMKIQLLEGLI, via the coding sequence ATGGCACAGCATCTAATAATAGGTCAAATATTAAAGCCTAGAGGACTAAAAGGTGAAATAAAAGTTTTTCCTTTAACAGATGTTATCGATAGATTCAACGATCTGGAGTACGTGTTGATAGAAAACAGTGCAGATGAATTGAAAAAATACGATATAGAGTATGTAAAGTATCAAAAGGATATTGTATACATAAAACTGGAACAAGTTAATAGTGTAGATGAGGCGGAGAGGTTACGGGAAAAATATATTAAAATATCAAGAAATGATGCTATTCCATTGGAAGAAGGGGAATATTTTATTTGTGACATAGTAGGTTTAAAAGTGTATGATGAGGAAAGTAAATATATTGGAGAGATTCAAGATGTCATAAAAACAGGAAGTAACGATGTATATTCTGTTAATAGCCACGACGGTAGGGAGATACTTATACCCGCTATAAAAAAGGTAGTAAAAAATATTGATCTGGAAAAAAGGACTATGAAAATCCAGTTGTTAGAAGGATTGATATGA
- a CDS encoding ribonuclease HII, with product MFDTRDMTISEINKLINQNWDNIKNLNEITECLKVDNRKSAIKLLHRCKGRIDHIEEEIDRLKRLNFYENRLRDKDCKYIVGIDEAGRGPLAGPVVAAAVVLPSDCIIYEINDSKKLSEAKRNQLYQKIISIAISYGVGIVDHHTIDRINIMNATFVAMRKAIQALSIDADFLLVDGNMRIPHVNTRQVAIPGGDSKSISVAAASIVAKVTRDRIVYNFSEMYPQYGFDRNKGYGTKDHIESIKKYGHCPLHRKTFIKKFI from the coding sequence ATGTTTGATACAAGGGATATGACTATATCTGAAATAAATAAATTGATCAATCAAAACTGGGATAATATCAAAAACTTAAACGAGATAACTGAATGTTTGAAGGTAGATAATAGGAAATCTGCTATCAAACTTCTACATAGGTGTAAAGGACGCATAGACCATATAGAAGAAGAAATTGATAGATTGAAAAGATTAAACTTTTATGAAAATAGATTGAGAGATAAAGATTGCAAATATATTGTAGGGATAGATGAAGCGGGACGAGGACCTCTTGCCGGTCCTGTGGTTGCAGCAGCGGTGGTTTTACCTTCTGATTGTATAATATATGAGATCAACGATTCAAAGAAATTATCAGAGGCTAAAAGAAATCAACTATATCAAAAGATAATAAGCATTGCTATATCATACGGAGTAGGTATAGTAGATCACCATACAATTGACCGAATAAATATAATGAATGCTACATTTGTTGCCATGCGAAAGGCTATCCAGGCCTTATCTATAGATGCTGACTTTTTATTGGTGGATGGAAATATGAGGATACCCCATGTTAATACAAGACAGGTTGCTATCCCAGGAGGGGATAGCAAATCCATATCGGTAGCAGCAGCATCAATAGTTGCAAAAGTAACGAGGGATAGAATAGTGTATAATTTCAGTGAGATGTATCCCCAGTACGGATTCGATAGAAACAAAGGTTATGGTACAAAAGACCATATAGAGTCTATTAAAAAATACGGACATTGTCCATTACATCGTAAAACATTCATCAAAAAATTTATTTAA
- a CDS encoding FAD-dependent oxidoreductase, with product MPKKVVIAGAGWAGISAAIISAKKGMDVILIERTDMLLGTGLVGGIMRNNGRYTGAEEAILMGAFELFEICDNCSVHKNIDFPFHKHASIYDSVCVYKQIIRLLREYNVNILTNRRAKELEVSNRQIRCIVLDDNKKIYGDAFIDCTGSAGPPSLCRRYGNGCVMCIMRCPTFGGRISLSDTIRQETIICKNRNGSIGAMSGSCKINKATIDKAIIDKIEQKGFVIIPVDLDILPFKKTDKVCQQYTAEIYENNIIMLDAGNFIKMMKSFLPLSVLHSIEGFENARYDDPYAGSVGNSIRFTTVSPRDNYMKVLNTDNLFCAGECSGPIVGHTEAIITGALAGCNASNYIQGKQLVELSTQTACGDFINFSNKIIDRNNQVFHKVTMSGSVYFDRMKQKKLYTVQPEKIENRIKELKYKDLFIK from the coding sequence ATGCCTAAAAAAGTTGTAATAGCAGGAGCAGGCTGGGCAGGTATTTCTGCAGCCATTATTTCTGCAAAAAAAGGCATGGATGTTATATTGATAGAAAGAACTGATATGTTGCTAGGAACCGGGCTGGTAGGTGGAATTATGCGTAATAACGGCAGATACACAGGTGCAGAAGAAGCAATATTAATGGGAGCTTTTGAGTTATTTGAAATTTGTGATAATTGTTCTGTGCATAAAAATATTGACTTTCCTTTTCATAAACATGCATCCATATACGATTCTGTCTGTGTATATAAACAAATAATAAGGCTTTTGAGAGAATATAATGTAAATATCCTTACAAATAGAAGGGCAAAAGAATTAGAGGTTTCGAACAGACAAATAAGATGTATTGTTTTAGATGATAATAAAAAGATTTATGGAGATGCATTTATAGATTGTACAGGGAGTGCAGGTCCTCCAAGTTTATGTAGGAGATATGGGAATGGATGTGTTATGTGTATAATGAGATGTCCTACTTTTGGAGGGAGGATAAGCTTGTCGGATACAATTAGACAAGAAACCATAATTTGCAAAAACAGGAATGGTTCGATAGGAGCTATGAGTGGTTCTTGCAAAATAAATAAAGCAACAATTGATAAGGCTATTATAGATAAGATAGAACAGAAAGGCTTTGTTATAATTCCTGTTGATTTGGATATCTTGCCATTTAAAAAAACAGATAAGGTGTGTCAGCAGTACACAGCAGAAATATATGAAAACAATATCATAATGCTTGATGCAGGCAATTTCATAAAAATGATGAAGAGTTTTCTTCCCTTATCTGTGCTGCATTCTATAGAAGGATTTGAAAATGCAAGATACGATGACCCCTACGCTGGAAGTGTTGGAAATTCTATAAGGTTTACAACTGTGTCTCCGCGGGATAACTATATGAAGGTTTTAAATACAGACAATCTTTTTTGTGCAGGTGAGTGTTCAGGTCCTATAGTTGGTCATACAGAAGCTATCATTACCGGTGCTCTAGCCGGCTGTAATGCATCTAATTATATTCAAGGCAAACAATTGGTGGAGCTATCTACTCAAACTGCATGTGGGGATTTTATAAATTTCTCAAACAAAATTATAGATAGGAATAACCAAGTATTTCATAAAGTAACAATGTCCGGTTCGGTATATTTTGATAGGATGAAGCAAAAAAAACTGTACACTGTTCAGCCGGAAAAAATAGAGAATAGGATAAAAGAATTGAAATATAAAGATTTATTCATAAAATAA